One Lacticaseibacillus rhamnosus genomic window carries:
- a CDS encoding TIM-barrel domain-containing protein — translation MHNGMKTVKDRPRVPRSLLYSSAVLSLTATVVYVSSTVPVTAAKGSEPATSSAVKKASTSMLNIVNVTKQTHYFEVTYSNNLKARVFILANNQFRFYADPSGKFAAPAQSEKGLNAKIFTKEIDASAAKVFAAATLDHNGDGWTIKTDAIAIGFNQANATLQVSKGSKVVMAESQPLEITNDHATQVLKRGTDQFFGGGTQNGNFTLTGKNVKIENTGNWVDGGVASPNPFYWSTAGYGVVRNTFKPGNYDFGASDDGQVKTTHQENRFDAVYFFDAKPYDLLKDYYDLTGAPAMMPRYGLYEAHLNAYNRDTWVPVSEGTSGAIKFEDGKYYKEYQPGKIPAGQSGIKESLNGELNNYQFSARAVIDRYQKNDMPLGWFLPNDGYGAGYGQTDTLAGNLQNLKSFADYADQHGVATGLWTQQNLSPVDPANPKPDDRDFAKEVAIGVKALKTDVAWVGSGYSFGLDGLAKADAMMTQVKGDSLRPFAITLDGWAGTQRYAGVWTGDQTGGQWEYIRFHIPTYIGTGLSGQPYVGSDMDGIFGGGNPIVNTRDFQWKAFTPIQLNMDGWGANPKTPFSFDQQTTAINRAYNKQKTMLMPYNYTASAQSVFDGKPMVRGLFLDYPNIPEAYTDLVKYEYLWGDNFLVAPIYQNTAADEKGNDVRNGIYLPNKQQVWVDYYTGKEYRGGQVLNNFEAPIWKLPVFVKKGAVIPTTPAHNTPKAFDQTKRQFQIFPASGKNDFTVYEDDGISKKYLKGAHAQTKVTSELQKDQLTVNVDPLTGDYSGLNPDRTTEFAIRTSGKPAKVTASVGGQTVKLTAVDNLKDFTAGENVYFVNKQYHTNDFLDQLADKSIDQNFLQVKLEKTNVKSNAIKLTVDGINATDDPTTEALPESDEVAVPTEIKQNDQTTTDTTVGIDWKPVNDATSYDVKADGVVYRNLTKPEFLLTPVKSQTKHTFQVRAATAKAVSKWSNEQTFSSKDNPLRLAVKMSNPQVTAPITGVPIWQGKDNAAHLFDQDLTTMAHSNWFTTPPKQSATPMTITAELDGVYDLDHVTYVPREDGGNGTLSALKVETSLDGIHWHQAGEGKGWTWDGKDKTITFDKNEKAQYVRFVIPKGTSRGDFVSGRELLLFKRDGSSKAVLGDITNDGRVNEDDQTSLMNYAGLTANIDSDFNGYVQNGDLNRNGVIDAFDINYVMTKLGKTPVTKPDEQAPAGTLALEAEKQTYLPGETITLNLLGKDLANVNSLFARVPLTNPNVELVKVEPTQATAQMVNFSKTRTHGDNSRDLYLIFANEGQQKRLSGDQKLATITLRTKTRMTKAALSFALSDPMLTNQWGPESLPQAPAPITILPADTSAPDQAKAQLTALIDGVNALDPKLFTAASWQAVTAQRDKASQVLNVDNVTVDALNQAYADLKHALGKLEADRGVTQDQLKKLIEAAEALKADQYTAESFAKLTDAVAAAKPVSADANATQAQIQAAIQAISNAWFALEVKQQPQVTTLEQWVKVAANLNAADYTPNSFTQLTTVLDEAKKALTDPTTSAATQQKLADQLQGAIDALVPRADKQSLAALVKATEKLKASDYTASSYAKLQTALKPARLVLSDPNAAQSEVGKQADALMAAMLQLEKQPDKTELVSLITKAAEFKAKAYTDASFADLKTALAQARAVNKDSEASVAKVEAAVANLKAAINHLVKAAPTPEPGKDPHNPPVPTPGPGKDPSTPSNPEPGIPPKDKTPQQHAGFNGESADTHKSTKNRDQMPNAGDRAQPVLAVLGATLIGLLGYVKLRQHHKNND, via the coding sequence ATGCACAATGGAATGAAGACAGTGAAGGATCGGCCTCGGGTGCCGCGTTCACTGTTATATAGCAGCGCAGTTTTATCATTGACTGCGACTGTCGTGTATGTCAGTAGTACGGTTCCGGTAACGGCAGCTAAGGGATCCGAACCGGCTACAAGTAGCGCGGTGAAGAAGGCCAGTACAAGCATGCTTAACATTGTGAATGTCACCAAACAAACGCATTATTTTGAAGTTACTTACTCCAACAACCTGAAGGCACGGGTGTTTATATTAGCGAACAATCAATTTCGCTTTTATGCTGATCCTTCAGGTAAATTTGCTGCGCCTGCCCAATCGGAAAAAGGGCTTAACGCAAAAATTTTTACCAAGGAAATTGATGCATCGGCAGCTAAGGTGTTTGCGGCTGCTACGCTTGATCATAACGGTGATGGGTGGACGATCAAGACCGATGCGATTGCCATTGGATTTAATCAAGCAAACGCAACACTGCAGGTTTCCAAAGGCTCAAAGGTGGTCATGGCCGAGAGTCAGCCGTTAGAAATTACCAACGATCATGCAACGCAAGTGTTAAAACGCGGCACTGACCAGTTTTTTGGCGGTGGCACGCAAAATGGTAATTTCACGTTAACAGGTAAAAATGTCAAGATTGAAAACACGGGTAATTGGGTCGATGGCGGGGTGGCGTCACCGAATCCATTTTATTGGTCAACCGCTGGCTATGGCGTGGTGCGGAACACGTTTAAACCGGGTAACTATGACTTTGGGGCTAGCGATGACGGCCAAGTAAAGACCACACACCAGGAAAATCGATTTGATGCGGTTTACTTTTTCGATGCGAAACCCTATGACCTATTGAAAGATTATTATGATTTAACGGGTGCACCGGCGATGATGCCGCGTTATGGCCTTTATGAAGCACACTTGAATGCCTATAACCGTGATACTTGGGTTCCGGTATCTGAAGGAACAAGCGGTGCGATTAAGTTTGAAGACGGCAAATATTATAAAGAATATCAGCCAGGGAAAATTCCGGCTGGCCAAAGCGGTATCAAAGAATCGTTGAACGGGGAGCTGAATAATTATCAATTTAGCGCCCGCGCCGTTATTGATCGGTATCAGAAAAATGATATGCCGCTGGGATGGTTTTTGCCAAACGATGGTTATGGTGCAGGCTATGGACAGACCGATACCTTAGCGGGCAACTTGCAAAATCTTAAGTCGTTTGCGGATTATGCGGATCAGCATGGCGTTGCAACCGGGCTGTGGACGCAACAAAACTTGTCGCCAGTTGATCCGGCCAATCCGAAACCGGATGATCGTGATTTTGCCAAGGAAGTTGCCATTGGCGTCAAAGCCCTGAAAACTGACGTGGCCTGGGTCGGGTCCGGGTATTCTTTTGGCTTAGATGGTTTGGCTAAAGCTGATGCGATGATGACGCAGGTCAAAGGCGATTCGTTGCGCCCGTTTGCGATTACGCTTGATGGCTGGGCCGGGACACAGCGGTATGCCGGCGTATGGACTGGTGATCAAACGGGTGGTCAGTGGGAGTATATTCGCTTTCATATTCCAACGTATATCGGGACCGGTTTATCCGGACAGCCATACGTAGGTTCCGATATGGACGGGATTTTTGGCGGCGGTAATCCGATCGTCAACACCCGCGATTTTCAGTGGAAAGCCTTCACGCCGATCCAGCTTAACATGGATGGCTGGGGCGCTAATCCCAAAACGCCATTCTCGTTTGATCAGCAAACAACGGCGATCAATCGTGCCTACAACAAGCAAAAGACTATGCTGATGCCTTACAACTATACGGCGTCTGCGCAAAGTGTCTTTGATGGCAAGCCAATGGTGCGCGGTCTGTTCCTTGATTATCCGAACATTCCCGAGGCGTATACCGATCTCGTCAAGTACGAATACCTCTGGGGCGATAACTTCCTTGTTGCCCCGATTTACCAAAACACGGCGGCTGATGAGAAGGGAAACGATGTGCGTAACGGCATTTACCTCCCTAACAAGCAGCAAGTTTGGGTCGATTATTACACCGGCAAGGAATATCGTGGCGGTCAGGTCTTAAACAACTTCGAAGCGCCGATTTGGAAGCTGCCGGTTTTCGTTAAAAAAGGCGCCGTGATTCCAACCACGCCCGCACACAATACGCCCAAAGCATTTGACCAAACCAAGCGGCAGTTTCAGATTTTCCCGGCGAGTGGCAAAAATGATTTTACCGTTTACGAAGATGACGGCATTTCGAAAAAGTATCTAAAAGGTGCGCATGCCCAAACCAAGGTTACCAGCGAATTGCAAAAGGATCAGTTAACCGTGAACGTTGATCCGCTGACAGGTGATTACAGCGGCTTAAATCCAGATCGAACCACTGAATTTGCCATTCGAACGAGTGGCAAGCCGGCCAAAGTTACGGCCAGTGTTGGCGGACAAACGGTTAAACTGACCGCCGTTGATAACCTTAAAGACTTTACTGCCGGCGAAAATGTTTATTTTGTTAATAAACAATATCATACGAATGATTTCTTGGATCAACTTGCAGATAAGTCGATTGACCAGAACTTTTTACAAGTTAAGCTGGAAAAAACCAATGTCAAAAGCAATGCGATTAAGCTCACCGTGGACGGTATCAATGCTACTGATGATCCAACGACTGAAGCATTACCCGAGAGCGATGAAGTAGCGGTGCCGACCGAGATTAAGCAAAATGATCAGACCACGACCGATACAACCGTGGGCATTGACTGGAAGCCGGTGAATGACGCGACAAGTTATGACGTCAAGGCAGATGGCGTTGTCTACCGCAATCTGACCAAGCCAGAATTTCTTTTGACGCCGGTGAAGAGCCAAACCAAGCATACATTCCAAGTACGCGCGGCAACGGCCAAAGCGGTTTCTAAGTGGAGTAACGAGCAGACTTTCAGTTCCAAAGATAATCCGCTGCGGCTTGCTGTCAAAATGAGCAATCCGCAAGTCACAGCGCCGATTACCGGTGTGCCTATCTGGCAAGGAAAAGACAACGCGGCCCATCTTTTTGATCAGGATCTGACTACGATGGCGCACAGCAACTGGTTCACCACGCCGCCTAAGCAATCAGCAACACCGATGACGATCACCGCAGAACTTGATGGCGTTTACGACTTGGATCATGTGACTTATGTTCCGCGTGAAGACGGCGGCAACGGTACTTTGTCAGCATTGAAAGTCGAAACCAGCCTTGATGGGATTCACTGGCATCAAGCGGGTGAAGGTAAAGGTTGGACGTGGGATGGCAAAGATAAGACGATTACTTTTGACAAAAATGAAAAAGCCCAATATGTCCGCTTTGTGATCCCTAAAGGCACAAGCCGCGGCGATTTTGTTTCAGGACGGGAATTGCTGCTGTTTAAACGGGATGGCTCAAGCAAAGCGGTGTTGGGTGATATTACCAATGACGGACGGGTGAATGAAGACGATCAAACGTCGCTTATGAACTACGCGGGCTTAACGGCCAACATTGACAGTGATTTCAACGGTTATGTTCAAAACGGCGACCTGAATCGCAATGGGGTCATTGACGCTTTTGACATCAACTATGTCATGACCAAGCTAGGCAAAACACCGGTGACGAAGCCGGATGAACAAGCACCAGCCGGAACCTTGGCGCTTGAAGCTGAAAAGCAAACGTATCTGCCTGGAGAAACGATCACCTTGAATCTGCTTGGCAAGGATCTAGCCAACGTTAACAGTCTCTTTGCCCGGGTACCGCTCACGAATCCGAATGTCGAGTTAGTCAAAGTCGAACCGACCCAAGCAACGGCCCAGATGGTTAACTTCAGCAAGACGCGAACGCACGGTGATAACAGTCGCGATCTCTATCTGATTTTTGCCAATGAAGGCCAGCAGAAGCGCTTGTCAGGCGACCAAAAGTTAGCGACCATCACGTTGCGAACGAAAACGCGCATGACAAAAGCGGCACTCAGCTTTGCGTTAAGTGATCCAATGTTAACCAATCAATGGGGTCCGGAAAGCTTGCCGCAAGCACCGGCACCGATCACCATTTTGCCAGCGGATACGAGCGCGCCGGATCAGGCTAAAGCACAATTAACCGCCTTAATTGATGGCGTTAACGCGCTCGATCCGAAGTTGTTCACCGCGGCTAGTTGGCAGGCAGTTACAGCTCAACGCGATAAAGCGAGCCAAGTTCTCAACGTTGATAACGTAACGGTTGATGCGCTCAATCAAGCTTATGCGGACCTGAAGCACGCTTTGGGAAAACTCGAGGCTGACCGCGGCGTGACTCAGGATCAGTTGAAAAAGTTAATCGAAGCGGCTGAAGCGTTAAAAGCTGACCAGTATACAGCAGAGAGCTTTGCAAAATTGACGGATGCTGTTGCTGCAGCCAAGCCAGTCTCTGCCGATGCAAATGCAACCCAAGCGCAAATTCAAGCGGCCATCCAAGCAATTAGCAATGCGTGGTTTGCACTGGAAGTGAAGCAGCAACCGCAAGTCACGACGCTGGAACAATGGGTCAAAGTAGCGGCCAATCTAAATGCTGCCGACTACACGCCAAACAGCTTTACCCAACTCACAACCGTTTTGGATGAAGCGAAAAAGGCACTAACGGATCCAACAACGTCTGCGGCGACACAGCAAAAGTTGGCCGATCAACTTCAAGGAGCCATTGACGCTTTGGTACCACGGGCCGATAAACAATCACTCGCTGCACTTGTCAAAGCGACAGAAAAACTGAAAGCTAGCGACTATACCGCAAGTTCCTATGCCAAACTGCAAACAGCTTTAAAACCGGCACGTTTGGTTCTGAGTGATCCCAATGCTGCTCAATCCGAAGTTGGAAAACAGGCCGATGCCTTAATGGCGGCAATGCTACAACTTGAAAAGCAACCGGACAAAACCGAGCTTGTCAGCCTGATCACCAAAGCAGCGGAGTTTAAAGCGAAGGCATACACTGATGCCAGTTTTGCCGACTTGAAAACAGCTTTGGCCCAAGCGCGGGCGGTTAACAAGGATTCAGAAGCATCGGTGGCCAAGGTTGAAGCCGCAGTTGCCAACCTTAAAGCCGCCATCAATCACCTGGTAAAGGCGGCACCAACGCCAGAGCCGGGTAAGGATCCTCACAATCCACCAGTGCCAACGCCGGGGCCAGGCAAAGATCCAAGTACACCATCAAATCCGGAACCAGGCATACCGCCAAAAGACAAGACGCCACAACAACATGCGGGGTTCAACGGCGAATCGGCAGACACGCACAAGTCAACTAAGAATCGCGATCAGATGCCGAATGCCGGTGATCGGGCTCAACCGGTGTTAGCTGTTCTCGGCGCAACTTTAATCGGACTGCTAGGTTACGTCAAATTGCGTCAACATCACAAGAATAACGATTAA
- a CDS encoding NUDIX hydrolase encodes MADEFIAHPLITITNVIWSFSRTTRQLQILLIHRADDPYAGYWALPETTLRVRESADAAAIRLIRDKIGVHVNRGSTEQLATFTDPARTPGERALALTYMTYLPTMPKLRPGYGATDARWFAFSATANDYQLQNGTLTFQLDQQVAHLAFDHARILGVAIRRIRNKLDYQPSILQVLGHTFTLKEAREVYAPFLNTTAAAIDNSNFKKTHQHLFVEVGTAHDRTRSGRPPKLFKLA; translated from the coding sequence ATGGCGGATGAATTTATTGCCCATCCTTTGATCACCATTACCAACGTTATCTGGAGCTTTTCGCGTACCACCCGGCAGTTGCAGATCTTATTGATTCATCGCGCGGATGATCCTTATGCCGGCTACTGGGCCCTGCCGGAAACGACTTTGCGTGTGCGTGAAAGTGCCGATGCAGCGGCGATCAGGCTAATTCGCGATAAAATCGGCGTGCATGTCAATCGCGGATCCACGGAGCAGTTGGCCACGTTTACGGACCCAGCCCGCACACCTGGCGAGCGGGCTTTGGCGCTGACTTACATGACGTATCTGCCGACAATGCCTAAGTTACGGCCGGGTTATGGTGCAACCGATGCGCGGTGGTTTGCTTTTAGCGCCACTGCCAACGATTATCAGTTACAAAATGGTACGCTCACGTTTCAGTTGGATCAACAGGTGGCGCATCTGGCTTTTGATCACGCGCGGATTCTAGGTGTCGCTATTCGTCGGATTCGCAATAAACTTGATTATCAACCCAGTATTTTGCAAGTGCTCGGCCACACCTTCACCTTAAAAGAAGCACGCGAAGTTTACGCGCCTTTTCTCAATACGACCGCGGCTGCCATTGACAACTCTAACTTTAAAAAGACGCACCAGCATCTTTTTGTTGAAGTCGGTACTGCCCATGATCGCACGCGCAGTGGCCGTCCGCCTAAATTGTTTAAACTTGCCTAG
- a CDS encoding cysteine hydrolase family protein, whose translation MAHSNEALLIIDYTNDFVADKGALTCGAAGQVLAPHIVALADEFLQQDGWVYLPTDVHTPHDPYHPESKLFPPHNVRGTWGRAFFGSLAPWYAAHKDEERVNMFDKTRYSAFAGTPLDLRLRERKIDTVHLVGVCTDICVLHTAVDAYNLNYQMVVHKNAVAALTPAGQDWALDHFAHVLGAEVTD comes from the coding sequence ATGGCTCATTCGAATGAAGCACTGCTCATCATTGACTATACTAATGACTTTGTTGCCGATAAAGGTGCTTTGACCTGTGGCGCGGCTGGGCAAGTGTTGGCGCCTCACATTGTCGCTTTGGCTGATGAATTTTTGCAACAAGATGGCTGGGTTTACTTGCCAACCGATGTGCATACACCGCACGATCCGTATCATCCCGAAAGCAAACTGTTCCCGCCGCATAATGTTCGCGGGACTTGGGGGCGGGCGTTCTTTGGTTCGCTTGCGCCTTGGTATGCGGCCCATAAAGATGAAGAACGGGTGAACATGTTTGATAAAACCCGCTACTCCGCGTTTGCCGGAACGCCGCTGGATCTGCGCCTGCGTGAACGCAAAATCGACACCGTTCATTTAGTCGGCGTCTGCACCGATATCTGCGTTTTGCATACGGCAGTTGATGCTTACAATCTCAACTATCAAATGGTCGTCCATAAAAATGCAGTTGCGGCCTTGACGCCAGCTGGCCAGGACTGGGCGTTGGACCACTTTGCACATGTTTTGGGTGCCGAAGTAACGGATTAA
- a CDS encoding nicotinate phosphoribosyltransferase: MNMNQAMLTDLYEFSMANGYWATLPHEDQAVFDIFYRNVPDHGSFVIAAGLQQVVEALRDFHFEDADIQYLRSLKLYSDTFLDYLKTMKLACTVTALPEGTPVFPREPLLTVQGPLMQVQLLETLLLNIVNHQSLIATKARRITAAAEGRPVMEFGARRAQGPDASVYGARAAVIGGCASTSNVLAAQRFNIPAAGTMAHSWIEAFPDELSAFRAWAKVYPDNSALLVDTYDVLKSGVPNAITVFKELKTGGHHPVGIRIDSGDITQLAKQARKMLDDAGFPDAKITASNALDETVIQSLLKEGAPIDNFGIGEKLITSASSPVLSGVYKMAALQVNGQWLPKIKVSASREKTTLPSHKQVYRLYHRDDQTAFADVIALADENLPAEIAAVNANPLATQTQVTLRDFTAEPLLKPVFPQAQEPLTTDVFTIQKHMRSALSHLPEATQRLVNPDLYPVYLTPKLAALQQKLIDEHHQN, encoded by the coding sequence ATGAATATGAATCAAGCAATGTTGACGGATCTCTATGAATTTTCCATGGCCAATGGATATTGGGCGACCTTACCGCATGAAGACCAGGCAGTTTTCGATATTTTCTATCGCAATGTCCCGGATCATGGCAGTTTTGTGATTGCCGCTGGGTTGCAACAAGTTGTTGAAGCGTTACGAGACTTTCACTTCGAGGATGCAGATATCCAATATTTGCGTTCGTTGAAACTTTATTCGGATACATTTTTAGACTATTTAAAAACGATGAAATTAGCTTGCACAGTGACGGCTTTACCAGAAGGCACCCCCGTCTTTCCACGTGAGCCGTTGTTAACGGTGCAAGGGCCGCTGATGCAGGTCCAGCTACTAGAAACGCTGCTGCTCAACATTGTCAATCACCAGTCACTCATTGCAACCAAAGCCCGGCGCATCACGGCCGCGGCTGAAGGACGGCCAGTTATGGAATTTGGTGCCCGCCGCGCGCAAGGACCGGATGCCTCGGTTTATGGAGCGCGTGCTGCTGTGATTGGCGGCTGTGCCAGCACCTCCAACGTCTTGGCTGCACAACGCTTCAACATCCCGGCTGCCGGAACAATGGCCCATAGCTGGATTGAAGCTTTCCCTGACGAGCTCTCTGCTTTTCGCGCTTGGGCTAAAGTCTATCCTGACAACAGTGCGTTACTGGTCGATACTTATGATGTGCTCAAGTCCGGTGTGCCCAACGCGATTACGGTGTTCAAGGAACTCAAGACAGGCGGCCATCACCCAGTTGGTATCCGCATCGACTCTGGTGACATCACCCAGCTAGCGAAACAAGCCCGGAAAATGCTCGATGACGCCGGTTTCCCCGATGCCAAAATCACAGCTTCCAATGCGCTCGATGAAACCGTCATTCAGTCCCTCCTCAAAGAAGGCGCACCGATTGACAACTTTGGAATCGGCGAAAAGTTAATCACCAGTGCCTCATCTCCGGTTTTAAGCGGTGTTTACAAAATGGCCGCATTGCAAGTAAATGGCCAGTGGCTTCCTAAAATCAAGGTAAGTGCCAGTCGGGAAAAGACCACTTTACCAAGTCATAAACAGGTTTATCGCCTGTATCACCGTGATGATCAAACGGCTTTTGCGGATGTCATTGCGTTGGCTGACGAAAACCTGCCTGCAGAAATTGCCGCGGTCAATGCCAACCCGCTGGCTACCCAAACGCAAGTCACCTTACGCGATTTCACTGCCGAACCGTTATTAAAACCGGTCTTCCCTCAAGCACAAGAGCCGCTCACAACTGATGTTTTTACCATTCAAAAACATATGCGGTCAGCACTCAGCCACCTGCCAGAAGCAACACAACGGCTCGTCAACCCGGACCTCTATCCGGTTTACCTCACGCCGAAATTAGCCGCTTTGCAACAGAAACTGATTGATGAACATCATCAAAATTAA
- a CDS encoding glycerophosphodiester phosphodiesterase family protein, whose translation MTVAIYGHRGYPARFPENSLQGFEYACEHGIDGIETDVQMSADGHLVIMHDERVDRTTDGTGWIADLTRTQLKGMRLANGEHIPSLREALTVLSHYDVMVNIEFKTGKIRYPGIEALTQDYVEQFNMQDRVIYSSFNHDSINVIHTLAPKMKTAWLTSRVLTGATLPSYLEAVHIEHYNSHLNKAQRVWTVDDPLKMKQLMRERYVTGIITNRFEEAMDMRDLVAKEAETPV comes from the coding sequence ATGACAGTAGCAATTTATGGACATCGCGGTTATCCGGCGCGTTTTCCGGAGAATAGTTTGCAAGGATTCGAATATGCCTGTGAGCATGGCATCGATGGCATTGAAACCGATGTGCAGATGAGTGCGGATGGGCATTTGGTGATCATGCATGATGAGCGCGTTGATCGCACAACAGATGGCACTGGCTGGATTGCGGATTTAACCCGGACGCAACTCAAAGGGATGCGGCTGGCCAATGGCGAACACATTCCATCGCTTCGGGAAGCATTGACGGTTTTAAGCCATTATGACGTGATGGTTAACATTGAGTTTAAAACCGGCAAGATCCGCTATCCGGGCATTGAGGCGCTGACGCAAGATTACGTTGAGCAGTTCAATATGCAGGATCGCGTCATCTACTCCTCATTCAATCACGACAGTATCAACGTCATTCATACCCTTGCGCCGAAAATGAAAACGGCGTGGTTAACGAGTCGGGTTCTAACCGGTGCCACCTTACCATCGTATTTGGAAGCCGTCCACATTGAACATTACAACAGCCACCTCAACAAAGCCCAGCGCGTCTGGACAGTTGATGATCCGCTGAAAATGAAACAACTGATGCGCGAACGTTACGTTACCGGGATCATTACCAATCGTTTTGAAGAAGCAATGGATATGCGCGACTTGGTGGCTAAGGAAGCCGAGACACCAGTTTAA
- the arsC gene encoding arsenate reductase (thioredoxin): MPKVYFLCTGNACRSQMAEGFAKKLLGRQWQVKSAGIEAHGLNSLAVKVMAEKGIDISQQQSKVLNEAELQQADLIVTLCGDARDRCPVTPLTVRRLHWPLADPAAASGSQEAVLAVFRQVRDQIEAHVRALKADA, encoded by the coding sequence ATGCCAAAAGTCTATTTTCTCTGTACAGGGAATGCCTGTCGCAGTCAAATGGCAGAAGGTTTTGCCAAAAAATTGCTGGGGCGTCAGTGGCAGGTGAAAAGTGCCGGCATCGAAGCGCATGGCCTAAATTCACTGGCGGTTAAGGTCATGGCAGAAAAAGGCATCGATATTTCGCAACAGCAATCAAAAGTGCTCAACGAAGCCGAACTGCAGCAGGCTGATTTGATTGTGACACTTTGCGGGGATGCGCGGGATCGGTGCCCGGTGACGCCGCTAACCGTTCGCCGCTTGCATTGGCCGCTGGCGGATCCAGCAGCGGCGAGTGGTTCGCAAGAAGCGGTGTTGGCGGTTTTTCGCCAAGTCCGCGATCAGATTGAAGCTCATGTGCGGGCCTTGAAAGCAGATGCCTGA
- a CDS encoding ABC transporter substrate-binding protein has product MKTTYKKIIAIVAAIVVIFGLGFFFTHQQSASAADNNGRTTITFWHSMNGPNEKVLEGLVDQFNKSQTKYTVKPIYAGSYELSIMKYANTVGSNVSPDLIQSDQANQSMMIGLNSTVPVQKFIDRDHYDLSQLYPGVTAAYKINGKLASMPFNSSSSVMYYNQSLFKKYGIPDLPLSPTYSDVTKAAVALTQKSKGAVKGMTMQIYGWLPEELVANQNSLVVNHDNGRQAMATSATLNSPEMVKSMNWLQDVIKQNAFQNFGTGSAAGNNQSAAFLAQKVGIFMQSSAMLGQLQTNAKFKYGVTFTPHPDGTKANGVAIGGASLWITKDKPTAVQEGAWQFMKYLMTPKSQATWQLGTGYFAVNQKANQVKSLADAIKKNPALAVPIEQLNQGHINAATAGAFFSNIQEERQNVELAMQQIYGGADVKKALDEAEADTNTAISKTNSVSGNLLDYKR; this is encoded by the coding sequence TTGAAAACCACATATAAGAAGATTATTGCGATAGTCGCAGCGATTGTTGTTATTTTCGGACTTGGCTTTTTCTTCACCCACCAACAATCGGCCAGTGCTGCTGATAACAACGGGCGCACGACCATCACGTTTTGGCACTCGATGAATGGCCCGAATGAAAAGGTTCTGGAAGGCTTAGTCGATCAATTTAACAAGAGTCAGACCAAATACACGGTTAAGCCGATTTATGCCGGCAGTTATGAATTGTCGATTATGAAATATGCCAATACGGTCGGCAGTAATGTTTCGCCTGATTTGATTCAAAGTGACCAGGCCAACCAGTCTATGATGATCGGCTTGAATTCAACGGTACCGGTACAAAAGTTCATTGATCGTGACCATTATGATTTGAGTCAATTGTATCCAGGGGTGACAGCCGCTTATAAAATCAATGGTAAGTTAGCTTCCATGCCGTTTAACTCCTCTAGTTCGGTTATGTACTACAACCAGAGCCTATTTAAAAAGTATGGTATTCCTGATTTGCCACTGTCACCGACGTATAGCGACGTGACCAAGGCAGCGGTTGCGTTGACTCAAAAGAGTAAAGGTGCGGTCAAAGGGATGACGATGCAGATCTATGGCTGGCTGCCGGAAGAGTTGGTTGCCAATCAAAATTCACTTGTCGTCAACCACGATAACGGCCGCCAAGCGATGGCAACCAGCGCCACATTAAACTCGCCGGAAATGGTCAAAAGCATGAATTGGCTGCAAGACGTGATCAAACAAAACGCCTTCCAAAACTTTGGGACCGGATCAGCAGCTGGCAACAACCAAAGCGCGGCGTTTTTGGCGCAAAAGGTCGGCATCTTCATGCAAAGTTCCGCTATGTTAGGGCAGTTACAAACGAACGCCAAATTTAAGTACGGCGTGACCTTCACACCGCATCCGGATGGTACCAAAGCGAATGGTGTAGCGATTGGCGGCGCAAGTCTATGGATTACTAAGGACAAACCAACCGCTGTCCAAGAAGGGGCTTGGCAGTTTATGAAGTACCTAATGACGCCTAAGTCTCAAGCAACATGGCAACTCGGCACGGGCTACTTTGCGGTTAACCAAAAAGCTAACCAAGTGAAGAGTCTGGCTGATGCGATTAAGAAAAACCCTGCTTTAGCGGTTCCGATTGAACAACTGAACCAAGGTCATATCAATGCGGCCACAGCAGGTGCGTTCTTCAGCAATATCCAAGAAGAACGGCAAAATGTTGAATTGGCTATGCAACAGATTTATGGCGGTGCCGATGTTAAGAAGGCTTTAGATGAAGCGGAAGCCGATACGAATACGGCCATTTCAAAGACCAATTCCGTCAGTGGCAACCTGCTGGACTACAAGCGTTAA